A single genomic interval of Pyrus communis chromosome 7, drPyrComm1.1, whole genome shotgun sequence harbors:
- the LOC137739066 gene encoding protein ESSENTIAL FOR POTEXVIRUS ACCUMULATION 1-like isoform X3: protein MAHGKVSLPQDLLPSNLVDSHFSAKDQVALDSSIPLSPQWLYAKPDSKTLATGTSGEVHANDSLSHGNSSDPNSRDIWRVDGSQEKKDWKRNAPDLDSSRRWREEERETGLLGRRDRKKEDRRLGASLTRDNTETRAEDRRAGVTTTKDAAENKVLSSDRWIESRRDNKWSSRWGPEDKEKDSRIEKKTDAEREDVHVEKQSFSNSNRAASERDSDSRDKWRPRHRIDGQSAGAGPYRAAPGFGMARGQVEKVGFAAGRGRSNTNGSLQIGKLVLGKSGRFANTYCYPRGKLLDIYRKQKKDSTFDMPDGMEHVSPITQVSSIEPLAFFAPDAEEEAGLGDIYKGIITSSEVVYNSSGDMNVLDEDAKGSSNVSLSKEEGENVQSAEKVNLNNSFPVTGAESPICGSQTHMLKECVATEGQKVLTVSAVADREIDPSNDDADLKSSRCQEQTASSGDHYLKSNEDAYLVERIVTPEDMSLCYLDPQGNIQGPFLGIDIIAWFEQGFFGIDLPVRSFDAPNGSLFQELGEVMPHLKTKFGPVSNSSLPTQLEPSDAVGGSLGERTSAPNYDGGSAILKNHGIQNVVAEDEEIVFPGRPKSSSDYLSRSSADIHGSFANPPSLHSLANEVSKTSVPDQQDDKLHPFGLLMSELRGNSRLRPAQSSHASFGIDDQVHFRDAFFEEGAIIANQNSLGAMIDRPCFVETRPDNYIKNNTNVSMGSIDPHHLSHMGQQNSGLDPAEHIMSQQLLKERFQQLNHLSPLTVAHSAGTGVDRFPGFVFSDSKNPNIQPSFHHPVADMEHIFEMQRQQQRQLELRQQQHQLELQQQQRQLELQQQQRQLEIQEHQRQLELQRQHQLELHHQRQLELQQQQRQLELQQQRHLQEQLHQHQMKLQQQQRSQAQHVLLEQFLHQQISDSGYGQWKADATRGNPFDQLHSRKHLLDDLHQMSHSSRHDPLLEHIIQENIGRSGQTDFFDLISQAKQGNMHISDLQAKQLSAALREQLQMEGERRVGGPRFVDEASQVVRNPVGHHQAHMVGFSSSENYQQQQRFPTHEQKLSHLNWNHATREQPQGGFYEPNSVEFERSSVPAGSHAMNLDILSARGLGLDEFYSSHPVGLEHLPFGNNGHLEDSSIESLHCHAEQTRDSEATMAFADSDIWASSDGDKEHSKQFLMDLHQKFSQSIQLSEVDYQHHLSSSGSRGESVHHPFNLLPDQPVGMNNSFTEGPFRSNSRAFVEDLSELEGNNWKKQGVKSYEGNMGEQEETSRDLRSNAHSRQSSLSSAGGGGSFYSSETGIDKPLGEEVSNGRLPSTVTKGYDNALNRRRVLSSQDVLSEAAVPLPVIQRNPAATQVYETQACSKNDAEFRRTSSYSDASVSETSFIDMLKKPVISEADAANRAAALEPSDGGGQAGRTGKKKGKKGRQIDPALLGFKVTSNRILMGEIHRLND, encoded by the exons ATCAAGTTGCCTTAGACAGCAGCATCCCTTTGTCTCCACAATGGCTATATGCCAAACCAGATTCCAAGACACTAGCAACTGGAACGTCAGGA GAAGTGCATGCAAATGATTCTCTGTCTCATGGAAACTCATCTGATCCCAATTCGAGAGACATTTGGCGTGTAGATGGATCTCAGGAGAAAAAAGATTGGAAGAGGAATGCACCTGATTTAGATAGTAGTCGCCGCTGGCgtgaagaggagagagaaacagGCTTACTTGGTAGGAGAGATCGAAAGAAAGAAGATCGCCGTCTAGGTGCAAGTTTGACCAGGGATAATACTGAGACTAGAGCAGAAGATCGCCGTGCAGGTGTGACTACAACTAAGGATGCTGCAGAGAATAAAGTGTTGTCTTCTGACCGCTGGATTGAATCCCGAAGAGATAACAAATGGTCATCAAGGTGGGGGCCTGAAGATAAAGAAAAGGACTCGCGAATAGAGAAAAAGACTGATGCTGAGAGGGAAGATGTACATGTTGAGAAGCAGTCTTTTTCCAACAGCAACCGTGCAGCTTCTGAGCGTGATAGTGACTCTCGTGATAAGTGGAGGCCGCGCCATCGCATAGATGGTCAATCAGCTGGGGCAGGCCCATATCGTGCTGCACCAGGATTTGGGATGGCTCGAGGGCAGGTGGAAAAAGTAGGATTTGCTGCTGGACGAGGGAGGTCTAACACTAATGGAAGCCTACAGATTGGCAAACTTGTACTTGGAAAATCTGGCCGTTTTGCCAATACGTATTGCTATCCCAGAGGAAAGCTCCTTGATATTTATCGCAAGCAAAAGAAGGATTCGACTTTTGATATGCCTGATGGGATGGAGCATGTATCACCAATAACCCAAGTGAGCTCGATTGAGCCATTGGCTTTTTTTGCCCCTGATGCAGAGGAAGAG GCTGGTCTGGGTGACATATATAAGGGAATAATTACTAGCAGTGAAGTGGTATACAACTCGTCTGGGGACATGAACGTATTAGATGAAGATGCTAAAG GATCTAGCAATGTCAGTTTAAGCAAGGAAGAAGGGGAAAATGTCCAATCTGCTGAAAAGGTCAATTTAAACAATTCTTTTCCGGTTACTGGTGCTGAGTCACCTATTTGTGGCTCACAAACACATATGTTAAAAG AATGTGTTGCTACTGAAGGTCAGAAAGTTCTGACGGTCTCAGCAGTGGCTGATAGGGAGATTGATCCCAGTAATGATGACGCTGACTTAAAAAGTTCAAGATGCCAGGAG CAAACCGCAAGCAGTGGTGATCACTATTTGAAGAGCAATGAGGATGCCTATCTCGTGGAAAGAATTGTCACACCTGAGGATATGAGTTTGTGCTACCTTGATCCTCAAGGGAATATCCAAGGACCTTTCCTGGGGATCGACATAATTGCATGGTTTGAGCAGGGATTTTTCGGAATTGACTTGCCAGTTCGTTCATTTGATGCGCCCAATGGATCTCTTTTTCAAGAACTTGGTGAAGTGATGCCACATCTGAAAACTAAATTTGGGCCTGTCTCTAATTCTAGTTTGCCTACTCAATTAGAGCCATCGGATGCTGTTGGAGGCAGCTTGGGAGAGAGAACATCTGCTCCTAACTATGATGGCGGGTCTGCTATTCTAAAAAATCATGGCATTCAGAATGTTGTAGCAGAAGATGAGG AAATTGTATTTCCTGGAAGGCCTAAAAGCAGCAGTGATTACCTATCGAGGTCTTCAGCTGACATTCATGGCTCATTTGCAAATCCTCCGAGCCTTCATTCCCTTGCAAATGAAGTTTCAAAAACTAGTGTGCCTGATCAGCAGGACGATAAGTTGCATCCTTTTGGCCTGTTGATGTCAGAGCTCAGAGGCAACTCACGTTTAAGGCCTGCTCAATCATCTCATGCGTCTTTCGGCATTGATGATCAGGTTCATTTTAGAGATGCCTTCTTTGAGGAAGGCGCCATTATTGCTAATCAGAATTCCCTTGGTGCCATGATTGATCGACCTTGCTTTGTGGAGACACGGCCtgataattatataaaaaataacacTAATGTTAGTATGGGTTCTATAGATCCTCACCATTTATCTCACATGGGACAACAAAACAGTGGCCTTGACCCGGCAGAGCATATAATGTCACAGCAATTACTAAAAGAACGGTTTCAGCAGCTGAACCATCTTTCTCCACTTACTGTTGCACATAGTGCAGGAACAGGAGTGGACCGGTTCCCTGGATTTGTTTTTTCTGACAGCAAGAACCCTAATATCCAGCCGTCATTCCATCATCCAGTGGCAGATATGGAACATATTTTTGAAATGCAGCGTCAGCAGCAGCGTCAGTTGGAGCTTCGTCAACAGCAACACCAATTGGAGCTTCAGCAACAGCAGCGTCAGTTGGAGCTTCAGCAACAGCAGCGTCAGTTGGAGATTCAGGAGCACCAGCGTCAGTTGGAGCTGCAGCGCCAGCATCAGTTGGAGCTGCATCACCAACGTCAATTGGAGCTTCAGCAGCAACAGCGTCAGCTGGAGCTTCAGCAACAGCGTCACTTGCAGGAGCAGCTTCACCAACACCAAATGAAATTGCAGCAACAACAGAGATCTCAAGCTCAACATGTGCTCCTTGAACAGTTTTTGCATCAACAAATATCGGATTCTGGTTATGGGCAGTGGAAGGCGGATGCTACAAGAGGCAACCCTTTCGATCAATTACATTCAAGGAAGCACCTTCTAGATGACTTGCACCAGATGTCCCATTCCTCAAGACACGATCCATTGTTAGAGCATATCATCCAAGAAAATATAGGACGCTCAGGACAGACTGATTTCTTTGACCTCATATCTCAGGCCAAGCAAGGGAATATGCACATTTCTGATCTGCAGGCAAAGCAGTTATCCGCAGCATTGAGAGAGCAACTGCAGATGGAAGGGGAAAGGCGTGTTGGTGGGCCTCGGTTCGTAGATGAAGCAAGCCAAGTTGTCAGGAATCCTGTTGGTCATCACCAGGCTCATATGGTAGGATTTAGCTCTTCAGAAAATTACCAGCAACAGCAGAGGTTTCCCACCCATGAACAGAAACTAAGCCATCTCAATTGGAATCATGCCACACGGGAGCAACCTCAGGGAGGGTTCTACGAACCAAACTCTGTGGAATTTGAGAGGTCATCTGTTCCTGCTGGTTCCCATGCGATGAACTTGGATATTCTGAGTGCTCGCGGGCTGGGTCTGGATGAGTTTTATTCTTCTCATCCAGTTGGTTTGGAGCACTTGCCCTTTGGGAACAATGGACATCTGGAAGATAGCTCCATTGAATCACTGCATTGTCATGCTGAGCAAACCCGCGACTCAGAAGCTACCATGGCTTTTGCTGATTCAGATATATGGGCATCATCTGATGGTGATAAAGAACactcaaaacaatttttgatGGACCTTCACCAAAAATTCAGTCAATCTATACAGTTATCAGAAGTTGATTATCAGCATCACCTATCGTCTTCCGGAAGCCGGGGAGAATCTGTACATCATCCATTTAATCTTCTTCCTGATCAACCAGTTGGTATGAACAACTCCTTCACAGAAGGGCCTTTTAGATCTAATTCCAGAGCATTTGTGGAAGATTTATCAGAGTTGGAGGGAAATAATTGGAAGAAACAGGGGGTGAAAAGCTATGAAGGCAACATGGGAGAACAAGAAGAAACATCAAGGGATCTTCGTAGTAATGCCCATAGCAGGCAGAGTTCACTTAGCAGTGCTg GCGGAGGTGGGAGTTTTTACAGCTCTGAGACAGGGATAGATAAACCACTTGGAGAAGAGGTTTCTAATGGGag ACTGCCTTCTACTGTAACCAAAGGGTATGACAATGCTTTGAATAGACGCCGAGTTTTATCTTCCCAGGACGTTTTGTCTGAAGCAGCAGTTCCTTTACCTGTCATACAAAGAAATCCAGCTGCAACCCAGGTCTATGAAACCCAAGCATGTAGCAAGAATGATGCGGAATTTAGGAGGACTTCATCTTACAGCGACGCATCTGTGTCTGAGACATCATTCATAGACATGCTCAAGAAACCAGTCATTTCAGAGGCTGATGCAGCCAACAGAGCAGCTGCACTGGAGCCGTCTGATGGAGGTGGCCAAGCGGGGCGGACTGGCAAGAAGAAAGGGAAGAAAGGAAGACAGATTGATCCAGCTCTCCTCGGCTTTAAGGTTACCAGCAACCGGATCTTGATGGGTGAGATCCATCGCCTTAACGATTGA